CCGCAGGACAATGATCTGCTTGTCGTAAACGGTCAGATCCTTGTTGGTCAGCGTTCCCAGTTCGGCGCGGGCCAGTTTCTCCTTCAGGATGTCGTCTTCCAGCGCGGCCTCCGAGACGGCCTTTTTATCCACCAGTTCCCGGGAGCGCATGAGGCGGCTGACGGCGTTGGAGAGCCGCAGGCGGGCGACAATGATATCCTCGGCCAGCCGTTTCTTTTCCTCGGCGATTTCGGCTTCGCGGCGCGCCAGTTCGTCTTCCGCCTTCTGCATCCGGCTTTTGGCCTCTTCAAGCACGGCCTGCTCCTCGGAACTGTCAAGCTCCAGCAGGACGTCGCCCCCTTTGACCTGCGTGCCGGTTTGGGCGTAAATCCTGCTGATCTTGCCGACCAGCGGAGCCCTTATTTCCGCGTACTGGTCGGAGGTAACATATCCCGCGGAACGCACGTATTGGTTGACCGGTATGATGAAACCGGCCAGAATCAGCAACAGCGCGCCGCTGCCGGCGGCCGCCAGCAAGCGCACCCGGCGCAGGCGGCGCTCTTTTGCGGTTAACGGCAAAGCGCCGGCGGATGTTACGCGGAAATCACCCATATCTTTCGCCCGTTCTGTCGGCTGCCGCAAGACGTTCCGTCAAAGCATACAGCATTTTTGCGGCGCGGCCGGCGCAGTCGCCAACCGGGGTTGCAGAATTCACACCGCGCCGCCGGCCCGCGGAAATC
The nucleotide sequence above comes from Kiritimatiellia bacterium. Encoded proteins:
- a CDS encoding efflux RND transporter periplasmic adaptor subunit, which codes for MGDFRVTSAGALPLTAKERRLRRVRLLAAAGSGALLLILAGFIIPVNQYVRSAGYVTSDQYAEIRAPLVGKISRIYAQTGTQVKGGDVLLELDSSEEQAVLEEAKSRMQKAEDELARREAEIAEEKKRLAEDIIVARLRLSNAVSRLMRSRELVDKKAVSEAALEDDILKEKLARAELGTLTNKDLTVYDKQIIVLRRELEARNDAVEHADINVRAKQIRAPIAGQALRYEFVVGELVRPEMVLYEIFGGDRLILKLRVPERHATRVTPGNRYSAMLIPYRGLKDIYFKGRVERLRNVIQSEGQQTYRVAFCSFDPENYKVPPGTTAEAKIYYGKTRFWFFLFGLH